A segment of the Alkalinema sp. FACHB-956 genome:
GCACCGGAAGCAGCCAAGTTACTAACCGTGACAGGAACGCTGACCACATAGGAAAATCCAGCGGGGAGAACACCAGCGGGGTTAGCACCGATCGCGGGGAGACCTGCAATACTACCAGTAGGATTCGCAGTCACGGCTACGGGTGCGAAGTTCGTCCGATTGCCATTAGCATCGATGTAGCCCGTAATGAAGGTTTGGGTTGCGCTTCCAGGCCCGGTGACTGACGGTGTGGGCGGAATAAATAATTGAGTGGTATCATTCCCCGCGTTCTCAACCTTAAATTCGTAGTTGATGACATCGTTGGGTAAGACACTGCCGCCGTTCTGGTCGATCGTTGCCAAAGGTGTAACAAAGACACCCGCCACTTCCGCGATCGTGACTGTTACGGTATTAGAAGTCGCGTTAAACGTGGTTCCATTAGGATCTTCATAGGTCGCTGTTGCAGTGTTGCTAATGGGCGTCCCCACTGGAGTTTCAGCAAGCAGAGGTAAGGCCAAAGGAAGTGTGCTACCCACCATTAAAGTAGCAGCTAGCAAACGGCGATAAGCCGCACGATTTTTAACTTGCATAGATTTCGTCAGAAAGATACAGATATGTCTCAGGTGCAGAAGACTTCGGGCAGATCAAGACTAGTGTTGCTAGCCACTGATGCTGAGACCCAGGGAGATGCTGACACTTCAGCGATCCAACACGGTAAGCAATCCAAAGCATTGACAAGATTACCAACCTTTAAGAAGCGTTGATGAATCAAAAATGCTCGCTTATTCTATTGCTGGAAACACACAAGAATCAACCACGTTGACTCATTAAAACTACATTTTCAAAGAACATTTTGCCTTCTGAATGGTTAGCTTTTGTCATCCGCTATTGATTTATTCCTAATCTACCCTTAGTAACAGGAATGAAACGCAACATTCCCAAAAGTTAGTTGTAACCACTAGGGTTTCACAAAAAATAGCTTAGTCAAAAGCTATGAAATTAGGGATTTCACTGAAGCTAAAAATCCTAATTTCATGTAGAGCTAGAACTGATTCTACACATTGATTACTATAGCTATCTAATACGCTTTTAGACGGTACTGAATCAATACAACAGTTAGAAACAGAAGGTTGATAAGTGATCGCATGAACCTATTCTAGTTGCATATTCAGGTTATCTGTCATTCACACTAGATAATCCTTGCCAAGCCAGTCAAATCACTCATCTTGCTTGGCTAATTGGAAAAAGTGAAGAACCAGGGAAGGTTTCAATCAACTATCTTACATCGTTCTCCAAAAATCTTCCAATTAATTTTTCCAATGAAAGTTTGAGCCAAACCTTTACCACGCTAATTGAATCATTGAAAAGTGGACAAGTGGAGTACTGAGAGAACGATCGCTGATTAAAGTCGTTCGGGTTCAGCAGAAATTACAGATTATAAATTCTTGTTTTGTAAATCTCATTCTCACCAATCAACGGCAAGATTAATCCGATCGATCAAGCCATCGATTACAGCAGATTACGTAACGATAAAAACAGATACAACGCCTGAAGCCTGTTCTACTCTGGGCTGATGTATCGATCAGTCAAAGCAAAGAGCTGTAATTAATGACTGCTGTTCGATTTTGCATCAGCTTGTTGGATGGGAATTTGGATAATAAATTCAGTTCCTTTATGAGGCATAGAATTACAGAGTAATTTCCCACTATGTTTTTCAGTCACAATTTGATAGCTAATGGACATTCCCATACCCGTCCCTTTACCGATCGGTTTCGTGGTAAAGAATGGATCAAATAAGCGCTTTTGAATAGACTCAGGAATACCCAGACCATTATCTAGAAAACTAATGTTGACATAATTTGGATTGACTCGTTCAGTTTTGATGCGAATCGTACTGGGGAACTGCTCTTGTTCCTCTAGCGATCGCCCAGTATCTCGTTCTTCCAAAGCATCGATCGCATTCACCAAGATATTCATAAACACTTGGTTAAGCTGACCGGCAAAACACTCCACTTCTGGTAAATCACCATAATCTTTGATCACCTGAATTTCACCGCGATTTGTTTTTGCTTTCAGGCGATTTTGCAGAATCATTAACGTACTATCAATTCCATCATGAATATTCACCGCTTTGTATTCTGCTTCGTCAAGCCGAGAAAAGAGTCGGAGGGATTTCACAATTTCTCGAATTCGTTCTGTGCCTACTTTCATTGATCCAATAACCTTCGGTAGGTCTTGGCAGAGAAAGTCGATATCAATTTCCTCAATTTTTTCTGAAATCGCTGGAGTCGGCTGGGGATAATAATCTTGATAGAGCTGAATCAGCTCTAATAAATCTTGAATATAATCTTCAGCATAGCTCACATTGCCATGGATAAAATTGACTGGATTATTAATTTCATGGGCAATTCCAGCCACAAGTTGCCCTAAACTGGACATTTTTTCACTTTGCAGCATCTGCGTTTGAGTGCGTTGCAGTTCTTGCAAAGTTTGCTGTAGTTCTTGGCTTTTAGCTCGACTCTCCGCATAGAGATCAGCTTGATCGATCGCGATCGCCAATTGATCTCGGACTGCTAGTAAAAGCTCTACCTCACTTTCTGCCCAAGGTCGCACAGATGCATGATTGACACAGATAATCACCCCAGTCCGTTGGCTATTCGTTCGAAGCGGTAACAATATTTCCGACTGCGCCCGAATAGATTGTAAGAAAGCGCGGTGAATTGGCTCTTCATACTGACTGGCATCATCAATGCATAAAATTGTCTGTTGATCCAAAATGGATTCCACAGGCCCAACCAGCGATGCAGCATACATCCCTAAACCGCTAGACACTCCGTCTAGTTTGGCTTCTTGCACCATAATCCAATAGGGAATCCCTTGATGCACTTCATACCATGCAAAGGCGCAGTGATCGATCCCCAAGACTTCTCGAATCGATTGAATCGTGGTCGCAATCACGGTATCTAGATCGAGGGAGTTCCGGACTTGATTCGTCAGTTGATTGAATAACGTTTGTCGATCGGCATAGTCTTGCAGCGCTGCTTCTGCTAACTTTATTTCCGTAATATCAAACGTCGTCCCAATAAATCGATGAATGTTCCCATGACTATCTCGCACTGGATTATGGGTTGTGACCCACCAGGAATACTCTCCGTCAAGGCTGACGCATTCTTCATAGCTGCCCGAAGTCCCTGACTTCAAGTATTCCCGTAATCGTTGGCGCTCTAATGCTCCGATCTCCTCTCCATAGACTTCTTCGGGTGTTTTTCCAGCAATTTCTTGGCTCGATCGGCCCGCTGCGATTTCGGCCGCCGTATTCCACCCGCTATACCGAAAATCACCATCTGGCAGGACATCCACCACAAAAATCGGCTGCACGGCCCCTTCATAGACCGTCCGCAAAAAATTTTCTTGCTCTTGTAATTTACGTTCAGCAATCTTACGTTCTAATTCTGCCCCCACTCGAGTTGCAAAAATTTGCAGGATAAACTTGGCAGTTTCAAGATTATCAGTCAGTGGCCTAATATCTAAAATGCCAATATTCCCAATTTTTTTACCTTGAGAATCAACAATGACTGTTCCCAGGTAGCTTTCAGCATTCAGTATAGCTAAGCTAGAAGCCTCAGGAAAGCGAGATTGGAGCGAGTGTGGAAAAATCCCCCAGTTCTCTTGGAACACGCAATTGCATGGGGTTCCAGCAAGCTCGAACTCATAGGGTTCAATAAAGTTTTCCCCATTCCAAAGGGTCAACATTCTGGTGGTCTGATAGCTATCATCCACTGATTCCGTAATAAATGCATATTTAACTTGGACAATTTCCGCCAAATGCTGCACACAGGCCCGCAGAAATTCGTCTCCCGTCTTCGCGAGAGTGCCTTCCACAATGAATCGCAACGCTGTTTCCTGTTGCTTGCGATCGTTTATGTCGCGCAAAACCCCTTGCAGGGCGATGACTTGACCTTGAGCATCCTTGACTGGCGCAATGTTAACCGATAACCAAATCCAGCGGCCATCCTGATGGGTATTACGAAATTCTAGACCCGAAATACTTTCTCCAGTGTGTATAACCTTCTGATTGGCCTCTAAACACTGTGGTAAATCCTCCGGATGCACCATGGGAACGAAGGATTTGCCCACCCAATCCTCTGGCCGATAACCCAGTAATGCCTGCACACCCGGTGCAAGATAGGTCAACGTTCCATCTAGAGTCCAAATACCGATGATATCGTGAGCATTTTCCACCAAGCGGCGGAACTTAGCTTCACTTTCAGCCAGAGCCACCTCTGCCGCTTTACGCTCCGCTTCTAACTGAGCTCGTTCGGTAATATCAACCAGCGTGACCAAAAGCTGTTCTACTCGATCGTGGTTGAGCAGGGGACTCACGGTCAGCATCCACCAAGTTTCCTGGCCATCACGGGTTAAACATTCTTCAAAGACTTGGGACTGCTGGGACTGCACACAACTCTGATAGTGCTGACGGTAGCGTGCAGCTGTCTCCAAAGGAAAAGCTTCCGTCAGAGTCTTTCCCAACAGTTGATCAACGGGCACCAAGCACGTCCGTGCAATAAACGGATTAAACGCTTTAAAACGAAAGTCCTGCCCCTCCTCCAACACATCCAACACGTAAATCCCATAACTCACCCCTTCCCATAGACTCTGTAAAAACTGCAATTGATGGCGAGACACCTCTAACCAAGAGTCCTGTAGAGATTTTTGCAGTGAGGCTTCTAGGGAAGTTTGAACAATGTTAGAGCCAAGCTTTACATCTGGATCGACCATGAGTCTTCACTGGTTTGGAAAAGGGCTGAGGGCTGGGATCTTAGGAAGCCATTTGGATAAACAGGATGGACATAGTAGCCGATCAACGCCGATCAGCGCAGCAGCAATCAACGGAGTCTACCGAATAGAACGCCGATCACACCTGTTTAGCATGCCCGATCCTGAGTAAAACTTAACATCTATTCCCTAGGATTTTGGAGGGTTCATTCCTAAATTGGGTCAAACCTCTGGATTTCGTCCAACTAAATGCCACACTTCCATAGGTCCTTTCCCTTTGACTACGATCGACCCCTGGGATTGACAGATAAAGTGGGATGCAAGGTATTCATAGGTCGTTTGACTAATTTGCACACAACCCGGTTCACCGTGGGATTCCATGCGGCTAGCCGTATTCACCGTGTCACCCCAAAGATCATAGAGAAATTTTTTGCGGCCAATCACCCCGGCGACCACAGAGCCCGTATGAATGCCGATGCGCAAATTGACGGGATAGCCGGTTTGCTGGGCAAAGCTTTTTAAATAGTGCAACATATCCAAGGCTAAGTGGGCCAGGGCCTCCGCATGATCTTCCCGTGGCGTGGGCACACCAGACGCCACCATGTAGCAATCCCCAATAGTTTTAATTTTTTCCAACCCATACTGTTCTACAAGCTGGTCAAAGTGGGAAAACATTTCATCTAATAAATTCACCAATTCCGTTGGTGATAGTTGGGAAGACAAGGGCGTAAAGTTGACAATATCCGCAAATAAGATACTTGCGATCGCGTATTCCTGGGCGATCGTGCTGGGATCTTGCTTCAGTCGCGCCGCGATCGATTGGGGCAGAATATTCAGCAGCAGGCTTTCCGATTTACGCTTTTCGTAGGCAAGGGCGCGGCGTTGCAGGAAATCGATGCGGGCGGAAACTTCTAACAAATAACCGACCAACATGCCTGCAAAATTAATCATTCCTAGGTAGAACAAATTCCCCAGAACAAAGATTAGCCCCGATTCCGACTGAAGCATTTGCTGACTAAACAACGCAATAAATGCATAGGTTAACCAGATAATCCAGCCGATCGTACTGGCATAGATAAACCGAATCCGACAAAAATGAATGCCTAGGATAATAAAGACAAAGCCCATAAAATACAGTCGGTATCCGGGCTCCTCTGGCTGGGCAATTGCAGCAATCATCACAATGCCTAAACCACCCACCAATTGCACCGTGGTGATTGCAACTTGCATCACCCGCTGAAAATTTCGAGAAAAGCTAAAAATAATAATTGCTGTGAAGGCTGGACAAATAAAACCATAGCGAATTAGCCACGCAAAATGACGGGTAATAGGCAAATTGAAAAAATCAGCCACTCCAAATGCCCCGTAGCCAATTAGAAAAGCGATTAAGACAATTCGAATGAAAAATATAGAATTTTGATAATAAAAACTTTGAAAACGTCTTTCTAGCTCCTTTGGAAATTTCAGCTGATAGGCTAACGGCAATAACGCTGATAAATCCTGTTCTGAGAGTTCATCTTCGGTATGAGCCGTGGGAAAAATAGGAAATTTAGGAAATTGACGAGACTCCGATTCCATGAAATGCCTTCTCTGACTGTAGTTCTGACTGTAGTTCTGACTGTAGTTCTGACTGTAGTATTGGTCGATCGCACTATCCTGAGGTCACAGGCGAACCGGAATCCAGCAGAATTCCCCGCCCAATTCTCGCTCAAGGTCTGACTTAGCCCAAGAGCAGCGAATCATCCGCGAGGTCGGCCCCTTGCAATTGCTCAAACTGCTGAAGTAAGTCGGTGACTGTTAGCCGCGATCGTTCTGGCCCCGCAATATCGAAAATGATTTTGCCACCATGGAGCATGATGGTGCGATCGCCCAAGGACAGAGCTTGTTTCATGCTATGGGTCACCATGAGGGTGGTGAGTTGGCGTTCAGCGACGATCGTGCGAGTCAAATCCAGGACGTATTCTGCGGTTTTGGGATCTAAGGCCGCCGTGTGCTCATCCAAGAGCAGGATTTGGTTCGGCGCAAGAGTGGACATCAACAGGCTAATGGCCTGACGCTGACCGCCGGACAGTAACCCCATGCGATCGCCCAAGCGTTTTTCCAGTCCTAAGCCTAGTCGCGCTAGTTGATCACGAAATTCCGATCGTAGTTTGGGTGAAAGGGCCAGCCCTAAGCGACGAGATTTGCCCCGGCGATAGGCCAAGGCCATGTTCTCTTCCACGGTGAGGTGCGGGCAGGAACCGGCTAGGGGATTTTGGAAAACCCGCGCCACGAGCTGAGCCCGCTGATGGGTTGACCAACGGGTTACGGCTTGGCCTTCAATGATGACTTGCCCCCGATCGGGCTTGACTTCACCGCTGATCACATTCAGTAGGGTTGATTTACCCGCACCATTACTGCCAATCACCGTAATAAATTGTCCCGTCGGAATCGTTAAACTCAATCCCCGCATCACCGGATTCTCCAAGGGCGTGCCGGGACTAAACGTAACCTCGATCGCTTCTAGCTGAATCATAGGAGTTTATATGAAATCAATAGCAACGAACAAACGACAAAATTAGACAAAAATATACGTTTAAGAAAGCAAAAATCAAACAAGGAACACATCGAGAGTACAAATCACCACTATCACATCTTCCATCGCAAGATTAGCGAAATCTCCACTTGATTCGTTTATACTGCGGTAAGACTAAAGCCAATGCAACGAGAATTGCCGTCACCAAGTTGAGATCCTGCGTTTCCAAACCTAAAAAATCGGTATTTAAGGCCATCGTCACAGCGATGCGATAGAGGATTGATCCCACGATCGCGCCCAGGGTCGCCCAGAAAATCGTCGTGCCGGAAACTACCGTTTCTCCAATAATCACAGCGGCAAGGCCAAACACGATCGTCCCCACCCCTAAGGTCACATCCGCAAAACCATTGACCTGGGCAAATAGTGCCCCTGCCAACGCCACCAAACCGTTACTCAGCGCCATCCCCAGCAGCACTATGTGATGGGTCGCAATGCCCTGGGCCCGCGCCATATCAGAATTTTCCCCAGTAGCCCGCATCGCCAGCCCCAGTTCCGATCGGAAAAAGCGATCGCCCCCCAGCTTGACCAGCACGACGATCGCCAGCAAGACCAAACTGGTGCCAAAGGGAGATAACACCGAGGGCAATTGTTTAAGCCCACCCTCCAGCAACGTCATAACCGTTGTTTGTCCCAACAGGGGCACATTGGGCTGACCCATGATGCGTAGGTTAATGGAATACAAGGCAATCATGGTCAGGATGCTGGCCAGCAGATTTAAAATTTTGAGTTGGACATTGAGCCAAGCCGTACAGAGCCCCGCGATCGCCCCCGCCAGCATTGCAACAACCGTTGCGGCGATCGGGTTCACCCCTTTGACAATCAACGTCGCCGCCACCGCTGCCCCTAGGGGAAAACTACCATCTACGGTGAGGTCGGGAAAATTCAGCACCCGAAAGGATACATACACCCCGATCGCCACCAGGCCATAGAGTAAGCCCAACTCCAGCGCACCGGAGAGCGGCACAATCAAGCGATCGAGGGCATCGGGAGCAATCAAACTGGACAATACCAGAGTCGTCATAGCAAGCCTACCAGGGCGGTCTTGCGTTTTATTTAATCACCTTCGCCGCTTGGGAGAGTACTTTTTCTGGCACCGTCACCCCCATTTGCTGGGCGGATTTGGCATTAATCGTCAAATTCAACTTTGTCGGAGTTTCCACGGCAATCTCGCCCGGTTTTTCGCCCCGCAGCACCCGTACCACCAGTTTGCCCGTCTGCCGCCCCACATCGTAATAGTCAAAGCCCAGGCTGGCGATCGCCCCCCGCTCCACGGAGTCATTATCTCCGGCATACACGGGCAATTTGTTCTGCACCCCCACCTGGATCACCGACTCCAGTGCTGACACAGCGGTGTTGTCTGTGGGAATGTAAATGGCATCGGTGCGACCAATTAAACTCTTCGCCGCATTGGCCACTTCGCTGGTGTTGGCCACCGTAGCTTCTACCACTTCCAGCTTTTGATTGGCCGCCGCCGCCTTCAGCAATTTAACGAGGGAAACCGAATTAGATTCGCCCGCGTTGTAAAGCACACCAATCCGCTTTACCTTGGGCGTAATTT
Coding sequences within it:
- a CDS encoding PAS domain-containing protein, with the protein product MVDPDVKLGSNIVQTSLEASLQKSLQDSWLEVSRHQLQFLQSLWEGVSYGIYVLDVLEEGQDFRFKAFNPFIARTCLVPVDQLLGKTLTEAFPLETAARYRQHYQSCVQSQQSQVFEECLTRDGQETWWMLTVSPLLNHDRVEQLLVTLVDITERAQLEAERKAAEVALAESEAKFRRLVENAHDIIGIWTLDGTLTYLAPGVQALLGYRPEDWVGKSFVPMVHPEDLPQCLEANQKVIHTGESISGLEFRNTHQDGRWIWLSVNIAPVKDAQGQVIALQGVLRDINDRKQQETALRFIVEGTLAKTGDEFLRACVQHLAEIVQVKYAFITESVDDSYQTTRMLTLWNGENFIEPYEFELAGTPCNCVFQENWGIFPHSLQSRFPEASSLAILNAESYLGTVIVDSQGKKIGNIGILDIRPLTDNLETAKFILQIFATRVGAELERKIAERKLQEQENFLRTVYEGAVQPIFVVDVLPDGDFRYSGWNTAAEIAAGRSSQEIAGKTPEEVYGEEIGALERQRLREYLKSGTSGSYEECVSLDGEYSWWVTTHNPVRDSHGNIHRFIGTTFDITEIKLAEAALQDYADRQTLFNQLTNQVRNSLDLDTVIATTIQSIREVLGIDHCAFAWYEVHQGIPYWIMVQEAKLDGVSSGLGMYAASLVGPVESILDQQTILCIDDASQYEEPIHRAFLQSIRAQSEILLPLRTNSQRTGVIICVNHASVRPWAESEVELLLAVRDQLAIAIDQADLYAESRAKSQELQQTLQELQRTQTQMLQSEKMSSLGQLVAGIAHEINNPVNFIHGNVSYAEDYIQDLLELIQLYQDYYPQPTPAISEKIEEIDIDFLCQDLPKVIGSMKVGTERIREIVKSLRLFSRLDEAEYKAVNIHDGIDSTLMILQNRLKAKTNRGEIQVIKDYGDLPEVECFAGQLNQVFMNILVNAIDALEERDTGRSLEEQEQFPSTIRIKTERVNPNYVNISFLDNGLGIPESIQKRLFDPFFTTKPIGKGTGMGMSISYQIVTEKHSGKLLCNSMPHKGTEFIIQIPIQQADAKSNSSH
- a CDS encoding adenylate/guanylate cyclase domain-containing protein — its product is MADFFNLPITRHFAWLIRYGFICPAFTAIIIFSFSRNFQRVMQVAITTVQLVGGLGIVMIAAIAQPEEPGYRLYFMGFVFIILGIHFCRIRFIYASTIGWIIWLTYAFIALFSQQMLQSESGLIFVLGNLFYLGMINFAGMLVGYLLEVSARIDFLQRRALAYEKRKSESLLLNILPQSIAARLKQDPSTIAQEYAIASILFADIVNFTPLSSQLSPTELVNLLDEMFSHFDQLVEQYGLEKIKTIGDCYMVASGVPTPREDHAEALAHLALDMLHYLKSFAQQTGYPVNLRIGIHTGSVVAGVIGRKKFLYDLWGDTVNTASRMESHGEPGCVQISQTTYEYLASHFICQSQGSIVVKGKGPMEVWHLVGRNPEV
- a CDS encoding ABC transporter ATP-binding protein, yielding MIQLEAIEVTFSPGTPLENPVMRGLSLTIPTGQFITVIGSNGAGKSTLLNVISGEVKPDRGQVIIEGQAVTRWSTHQRAQLVARVFQNPLAGSCPHLTVEENMALAYRRGKSRRLGLALSPKLRSEFRDQLARLGLGLEKRLGDRMGLLSGGQRQAISLLMSTLAPNQILLLDEHTAALDPKTAEYVLDLTRTIVAERQLTTLMVTHSMKQALSLGDRTIMLHGGKIIFDIAGPERSRLTVTDLLQQFEQLQGADLADDSLLLG
- a CDS encoding ABC transporter permease, producing MTTLVLSSLIAPDALDRLIVPLSGALELGLLYGLVAIGVYVSFRVLNFPDLTVDGSFPLGAAVAATLIVKGVNPIAATVVAMLAGAIAGLCTAWLNVQLKILNLLASILTMIALYSINLRIMGQPNVPLLGQTTVMTLLEGGLKQLPSVLSPFGTSLVLLAIVVLVKLGGDRFFRSELGLAMRATGENSDMARAQGIATHHIVLLGMALSNGLVALAGALFAQVNGFADVTLGVGTIVFGLAAVIIGETVVSGTTIFWATLGAIVGSILYRIAVTMALNTDFLGLETQDLNLVTAILVALALVLPQYKRIKWRFR